A region of Paramormyrops kingsleyae isolate MSU_618 chromosome 17, PKINGS_0.4, whole genome shotgun sequence DNA encodes the following proteins:
- the phf12b gene encoding PHD finger protein 12 isoform X2, producing the protein MWDKMETPTIVYDLDTSGGLMEQIQTLLAPPKSEDGERRSRKPEKEARRSGRATNHDTCDSCREGGDLLCCDHCPAAFHLQCCNPPLSEEMLPPGDWMCHRCSVRRKKREQKTEHINGLLERQASKRSSSPATEMDQAPVRLDGVPGTAGVMGGPRVAVAQVRLLERRASSRPGTPTSNASTDTPTPSEQNDVDEDLLDVEDEGPSSEPESATPHLKRPFELLIAAAMERNPTQFQLPNELTCTTALPGTSKRKRKEEMTGKNVKKPQHELDHYGLVPLPVKVCFTCGRSCRVAPLIQCDYCPLLFHMDCLDPPLTAMPTGKWMCPNHIEHLVLNQKNMTLSTRCQLFDQFQDRMSQHAVKVDFLRRIHRQNPPIRRGAHLHKKKTLKVPDAIKSQYQCPPPLMAPAGIRNGELICNGVPESDQQHISPSQHFASEPEQQEMPSSLWDSEQTEKADLKPCAPAGGTECPCATERTLPSASCSKSCSSPAGPQGAPLLNSLGKESEEKPCQNCQTANGLLDQPAKANGPTLCGGASEAQRQAELQNRLSGPPGSARPRPQALPDSTPTLANHVGEVTIKTESGDTPDPCSRKVPSPSTCGSLDPVPPVQAYGATPGTGGGQAAALTSRSVSSPTAGTRALTPPRASHDTGAVRLASPSEGKASPCPLSLEGGSQIRGSMPPTEDLSNYVKAAVDEDGEIELGKLDNRLIKLLAWQRIQQLFDPKALSPPVVSLPPTAPAAQSPRPDGLLAPSPPLKNEVQARAVFYPLMGKGGPVNMCYRSLHIGTGADMDVCLTNYGFCNYVSGKHACIFYDENTKHYELLNYSEHGTTVDNVLYSCDFSEKSSPGPSSSMVSKVQSIIRRCKKRTQQEEDCAEASSVPPAGGVMSCQPHGPPRTSCSCKASSSSLIGGSGAGWEGTALLHHGSYVKLGCLQFVFSITEFASKLPERQGLLHPGKVLPDQQALRGHQVPVLRSNSVP; encoded by the exons TAACCCACCATTGAGTGAAGaaatgctgccccctggagaCTGGATGTGCCATCGCTGCAGTGTCCGCAGGAAG AAGCGTGAGCAGAAAACGGAGCACATTAACGGCCTGCTGGAGCGCCAGGCATCCAAGCGGTCGTCGTCACCAGCGACGGAGATGGATCAGGCCCCGGTGCGGCTGGATGGGGTCCCCGGCACAGCGGGGGTCATGGGGGGGCCAAGAGTAGCCGTAGCACAGGTTCGACTGCTAGAGCGCCGGGCGAGCAGTCGTCCCGGTACCCCCACCTCAAACGCCTCCACGGACACGCCAACGCCCTCAGAACAGAACGATGTGGATGAGGACCTGCTGGACGTGGAGGACGAGGGGCCCAGCTCTGAACCCGAAAGCGCAACGCCACACCTCAAGAGGCCTTTTGAGCTACTAATCGCCGCTGCCATGGAGAGGAACCCCACACAATTCCAGCTTCCTAACGAGCTCACCTGTACGACGGCACTTCCGG GAACAAGTAAACGGAAGAGAAAAGAGGAGATGACGGGGAAAAACGTGAAGAAGCCTCAGCATGAGCTTGACCACTATGGGCTGGTCCCACTGCCCGTGAAAGTCTGCTTCACCTGTGGCAG GAGCTGCCGGGTGGCCCCTCTTATCCAGTGTGATTACTGCCCCCTTCTCTTCCATATGGACTGTCTTGACCCTCCCCTCACCGCCATGCCAACTGGGAAGTGGATGTGTCCCAACCACATCGAGCACCTTGTG CTCAACCAGAAGAACATGACCCTGAGCACTCGCTGCCAGCTGTTCGACCAGTTCCAGGaccgcatgtcccagcatgccgtgAAGGTGGACTTCCTGCGCCGGATCCATCGGCAAAACCCACCCATTCGACGAGGGGCCCACCTGCATAAGAAAAAGACCCTCAAG GTCCCCGACGCTATCAAGTCCCAGTaccagtgcccccctccccttatGGCCCCTGCCGGAATCCGCAACGGGGAGCTCATCTGCAACGGGGTCCCCGAGTCTGACCAGCAGCACATCTCACCCTCCCAGCACTTCGCCAGCGAGCCTGAGCAACAGGAG ATGCCTTCCTCACTCTGGGACTCTGAGCAGACGGAAAAGGCCGACCTCAAGCCCTGTGCGCCGGCGGGGGGGACCGAGTGTCCGTGTGCCACAGAGAGGACGCTTCCCTCCGCCTCCTGCTCTAAGTCCTGCAGCAGCCCAGCTGGCCCCCAGGGGGCCCCGCTGCTGAATTCCTTGGGCAAGGAGAGTGAGGAGAAGCCTTGTCAGAACTGCCAGACCGCCAACGGGCTGCTGGATCAGCCGGCCAAAGCAAACGGGCCCACGTTATGTGGGGGGGCCTCCGAAGCTCAGCGACAGGCGGAGCTCCAGAACCGACTGAGCGGACCCCCGGGTTCGGCGCGGCCACGGCCCCAAGCACTTCCCGACTCGACCCCCACGTTGGCCAACCATGTTGGGGAAGTCACGATCAAGACTGAAAGCGGCGATACCCCTGACCCCTGCAGCCGGAAGGTTCCATCCCCGTCGACCTGCGGCAGTTTGGACCCCGTACCCCCCGTGCAGGCATACGGGGCCACCCCTGGGACGGGTGGGGGGCAGGCGGCTGCGCTGACGAGCCGCAGCGTGTCCTCGCCCACTGCCGGGACCCGTGCGCTTACACCTCCGCGAGCATCACATGACACGGGAGCCGTCCGGCTCGCCTCCCCCTCAG AAGGGAAAGCCAGCCCCTGTCCGCTCTCGCTTGAGGGGGGCTCCCAGATCCGAGGCTCCATGCCCCCCACGGAGGACCTGTCCAACTATGTGAAGGCTGCAGTCGATGAAGATGGAG AAATCGAACTGGGCAAGTTGGACAACCGGCTGATCAAGCTACTGGCCTGGCAGAGGATCCAGCAGCTGTTTGACCCCAAAGCACTTTCCCCGCCCGTCGTGAGCCTGCCGCCCACGGCCCCCGCAGCACAGTCCCCGCGTCCTGATG GCTTGTTGGCTCCCTCCCCACCACTGAAGAACGAGGTGCAGGCCAGGGCCGTGTTTTATCCGCTGATGGGAAAGGGGGGGCCAGTCAACATGTGCTACAGGAGTCTGCACATTGGGACAG GTGCCGACATGGATGTGTGCCTTACAAACTACGGCTTTTGTAATTACGTTTCTGGAAAGCACGCCTGCATTTTCTACGACGAG AACACAAAGCACTATGAGCTGCTGAACTACAGTGAGCACGGCACGACGGTGGACAACGTGCTGTACTCGTGCGACTTCTCCGAGAAGAGCTCGCCGGGGCCCTCGAGCAGCATGGTCTCCAAAGTGCAGAGCATCATCC ggaggtgtaaaaagagGACACAGCAAGAGGAGGATTGTGCTGAGGCGTCATCAGttccaccagcagggggcgtgatGAGTTGCCAGCCTCACGGCCCTCCTCGTACCTCTTGCAGCTGCAAGGCCAGCAGCTCTAGTTTGATTGGGGGCAGCGGGGCCGGCTGGGAGGGCACGGCACTGCTACACCACGGCAGCTACGTCAAGCTGGGATGCCTGCAGTTCGTCTTCAGCATCACAGAGTTTGCCAGCAAGCTGCCGGAGCGGCAGGGGCTGCTCCATCCCGGGAAGGTGCTCCCGGACCAGCAAGCCCTCAGGGGCCACCAAGTGCCCGTTCTGCGCTCCAATTCGGTCCCGTAG
- the phf12b gene encoding PHD finger protein 12 isoform X3 produces MLPPGDWMCHRCSVRRKKREQKTEHINGLLERQASKRSSSPATEMDQAPVRLDGVPGTAGVMGGPRVAVAQVRLLERRASSRPGTPTSNASTDTPTPSEQNDVDEDLLDVEDEGPSSEPESATPHLKRPFELLIAAAMERNPTQFQLPNELTCTTALPGTSKRKRKEEMTGKNVKKPQHELDHYGLVPLPVKVCFTCGRSCRVAPLIQCDYCPLLFHMDCLDPPLTAMPTGKWMCPNHIEHLVLNQKNMTLSTRCQLFDQFQDRMSQHAVKVDFLRRIHRQNPPIRRGAHLHKKKTLKVPDAIKSQYQCPPPLMAPAGIRNGELICNGVPESDQQHISPSQHFASEPEQQEWLRDVISLQCSIMRHLSAKQMPSSLWDSEQTEKADLKPCAPAGGTECPCATERTLPSASCSKSCSSPAGPQGAPLLNSLGKESEEKPCQNCQTANGLLDQPAKANGPTLCGGASEAQRQAELQNRLSGPPGSARPRPQALPDSTPTLANHVGEVTIKTESGDTPDPCSRKVPSPSTCGSLDPVPPVQAYGATPGTGGGQAAALTSRSVSSPTAGTRALTPPRASHDTGAVRLASPSEGKASPCPLSLEGGSQIRGSMPPTEDLSNYVKAAVDEDGEIELGKLDNRLIKLLAWQRIQQLFDPKALSPPVVSLPPTAPAAQSPRPDGLLAPSPPLKNEVQARAVFYPLMGKGGPVNMCYRSLHIGTGADMDVCLTNYGFCNYVSGKHACIFYDENTKHYELLNYSEHGTTVDNVLYSCDFSEKSSPGPSSSMVSKVQSIIRRCKKRTQQEEDCAEASSVPPAGGVMSCQPHGPPRTSCSCKASSSSLIGGSGAGWEGTALLHHGSYVKLGCLQFVFSITEFASKLPERQGLLHPGKVLPDQQALRGHQVPVLRSNSVP; encoded by the exons atgctgccccctggagaCTGGATGTGCCATCGCTGCAGTGTCCGCAGGAAG AAGCGTGAGCAGAAAACGGAGCACATTAACGGCCTGCTGGAGCGCCAGGCATCCAAGCGGTCGTCGTCACCAGCGACGGAGATGGATCAGGCCCCGGTGCGGCTGGATGGGGTCCCCGGCACAGCGGGGGTCATGGGGGGGCCAAGAGTAGCCGTAGCACAGGTTCGACTGCTAGAGCGCCGGGCGAGCAGTCGTCCCGGTACCCCCACCTCAAACGCCTCCACGGACACGCCAACGCCCTCAGAACAGAACGATGTGGATGAGGACCTGCTGGACGTGGAGGACGAGGGGCCCAGCTCTGAACCCGAAAGCGCAACGCCACACCTCAAGAGGCCTTTTGAGCTACTAATCGCCGCTGCCATGGAGAGGAACCCCACACAATTCCAGCTTCCTAACGAGCTCACCTGTACGACGGCACTTCCGG GAACAAGTAAACGGAAGAGAAAAGAGGAGATGACGGGGAAAAACGTGAAGAAGCCTCAGCATGAGCTTGACCACTATGGGCTGGTCCCACTGCCCGTGAAAGTCTGCTTCACCTGTGGCAG GAGCTGCCGGGTGGCCCCTCTTATCCAGTGTGATTACTGCCCCCTTCTCTTCCATATGGACTGTCTTGACCCTCCCCTCACCGCCATGCCAACTGGGAAGTGGATGTGTCCCAACCACATCGAGCACCTTGTG CTCAACCAGAAGAACATGACCCTGAGCACTCGCTGCCAGCTGTTCGACCAGTTCCAGGaccgcatgtcccagcatgccgtgAAGGTGGACTTCCTGCGCCGGATCCATCGGCAAAACCCACCCATTCGACGAGGGGCCCACCTGCATAAGAAAAAGACCCTCAAG GTCCCCGACGCTATCAAGTCCCAGTaccagtgcccccctccccttatGGCCCCTGCCGGAATCCGCAACGGGGAGCTCATCTGCAACGGGGTCCCCGAGTCTGACCAGCAGCACATCTCACCCTCCCAGCACTTCGCCAGCGAGCCTGAGCAACAGGAG TGGCTTCGGGACGTTATTTCGCTTCAGTGCAGCATCATGAGACATTTATCTGCCAAGCAGATGCCTTCCTCACTCTGGGACTCTGAGCAGACGGAAAAGGCCGACCTCAAGCCCTGTGCGCCGGCGGGGGGGACCGAGTGTCCGTGTGCCACAGAGAGGACGCTTCCCTCCGCCTCCTGCTCTAAGTCCTGCAGCAGCCCAGCTGGCCCCCAGGGGGCCCCGCTGCTGAATTCCTTGGGCAAGGAGAGTGAGGAGAAGCCTTGTCAGAACTGCCAGACCGCCAACGGGCTGCTGGATCAGCCGGCCAAAGCAAACGGGCCCACGTTATGTGGGGGGGCCTCCGAAGCTCAGCGACAGGCGGAGCTCCAGAACCGACTGAGCGGACCCCCGGGTTCGGCGCGGCCACGGCCCCAAGCACTTCCCGACTCGACCCCCACGTTGGCCAACCATGTTGGGGAAGTCACGATCAAGACTGAAAGCGGCGATACCCCTGACCCCTGCAGCCGGAAGGTTCCATCCCCGTCGACCTGCGGCAGTTTGGACCCCGTACCCCCCGTGCAGGCATACGGGGCCACCCCTGGGACGGGTGGGGGGCAGGCGGCTGCGCTGACGAGCCGCAGCGTGTCCTCGCCCACTGCCGGGACCCGTGCGCTTACACCTCCGCGAGCATCACATGACACGGGAGCCGTCCGGCTCGCCTCCCCCTCAG AAGGGAAAGCCAGCCCCTGTCCGCTCTCGCTTGAGGGGGGCTCCCAGATCCGAGGCTCCATGCCCCCCACGGAGGACCTGTCCAACTATGTGAAGGCTGCAGTCGATGAAGATGGAG AAATCGAACTGGGCAAGTTGGACAACCGGCTGATCAAGCTACTGGCCTGGCAGAGGATCCAGCAGCTGTTTGACCCCAAAGCACTTTCCCCGCCCGTCGTGAGCCTGCCGCCCACGGCCCCCGCAGCACAGTCCCCGCGTCCTGATG GCTTGTTGGCTCCCTCCCCACCACTGAAGAACGAGGTGCAGGCCAGGGCCGTGTTTTATCCGCTGATGGGAAAGGGGGGGCCAGTCAACATGTGCTACAGGAGTCTGCACATTGGGACAG GTGCCGACATGGATGTGTGCCTTACAAACTACGGCTTTTGTAATTACGTTTCTGGAAAGCACGCCTGCATTTTCTACGACGAG AACACAAAGCACTATGAGCTGCTGAACTACAGTGAGCACGGCACGACGGTGGACAACGTGCTGTACTCGTGCGACTTCTCCGAGAAGAGCTCGCCGGGGCCCTCGAGCAGCATGGTCTCCAAAGTGCAGAGCATCATCC ggaggtgtaaaaagagGACACAGCAAGAGGAGGATTGTGCTGAGGCGTCATCAGttccaccagcagggggcgtgatGAGTTGCCAGCCTCACGGCCCTCCTCGTACCTCTTGCAGCTGCAAGGCCAGCAGCTCTAGTTTGATTGGGGGCAGCGGGGCCGGCTGGGAGGGCACGGCACTGCTACACCACGGCAGCTACGTCAAGCTGGGATGCCTGCAGTTCGTCTTCAGCATCACAGAGTTTGCCAGCAAGCTGCCGGAGCGGCAGGGGCTGCTCCATCCCGGGAAGGTGCTCCCGGACCAGCAAGCCCTCAGGGGCCACCAAGTGCCCGTTCTGCGCTCCAATTCGGTCCCGTAG
- the phf12b gene encoding PHD finger protein 12 isoform X1, translating to MWDKMETPTIVYDLDTSGGLMEQIQTLLAPPKSEDGERRSRKPEKEARRSGRATNHDTCDSCREGGDLLCCDHCPAAFHLQCCNPPLSEEMLPPGDWMCHRCSVRRKKREQKTEHINGLLERQASKRSSSPATEMDQAPVRLDGVPGTAGVMGGPRVAVAQVRLLERRASSRPGTPTSNASTDTPTPSEQNDVDEDLLDVEDEGPSSEPESATPHLKRPFELLIAAAMERNPTQFQLPNELTCTTALPGTSKRKRKEEMTGKNVKKPQHELDHYGLVPLPVKVCFTCGRSCRVAPLIQCDYCPLLFHMDCLDPPLTAMPTGKWMCPNHIEHLVLNQKNMTLSTRCQLFDQFQDRMSQHAVKVDFLRRIHRQNPPIRRGAHLHKKKTLKVPDAIKSQYQCPPPLMAPAGIRNGELICNGVPESDQQHISPSQHFASEPEQQEWLRDVISLQCSIMRHLSAKQMPSSLWDSEQTEKADLKPCAPAGGTECPCATERTLPSASCSKSCSSPAGPQGAPLLNSLGKESEEKPCQNCQTANGLLDQPAKANGPTLCGGASEAQRQAELQNRLSGPPGSARPRPQALPDSTPTLANHVGEVTIKTESGDTPDPCSRKVPSPSTCGSLDPVPPVQAYGATPGTGGGQAAALTSRSVSSPTAGTRALTPPRASHDTGAVRLASPSEGKASPCPLSLEGGSQIRGSMPPTEDLSNYVKAAVDEDGEIELGKLDNRLIKLLAWQRIQQLFDPKALSPPVVSLPPTAPAAQSPRPDGLLAPSPPLKNEVQARAVFYPLMGKGGPVNMCYRSLHIGTGADMDVCLTNYGFCNYVSGKHACIFYDENTKHYELLNYSEHGTTVDNVLYSCDFSEKSSPGPSSSMVSKVQSIIRRCKKRTQQEEDCAEASSVPPAGGVMSCQPHGPPRTSCSCKASSSSLIGGSGAGWEGTALLHHGSYVKLGCLQFVFSITEFASKLPERQGLLHPGKVLPDQQALRGHQVPVLRSNSVP from the exons TAACCCACCATTGAGTGAAGaaatgctgccccctggagaCTGGATGTGCCATCGCTGCAGTGTCCGCAGGAAG AAGCGTGAGCAGAAAACGGAGCACATTAACGGCCTGCTGGAGCGCCAGGCATCCAAGCGGTCGTCGTCACCAGCGACGGAGATGGATCAGGCCCCGGTGCGGCTGGATGGGGTCCCCGGCACAGCGGGGGTCATGGGGGGGCCAAGAGTAGCCGTAGCACAGGTTCGACTGCTAGAGCGCCGGGCGAGCAGTCGTCCCGGTACCCCCACCTCAAACGCCTCCACGGACACGCCAACGCCCTCAGAACAGAACGATGTGGATGAGGACCTGCTGGACGTGGAGGACGAGGGGCCCAGCTCTGAACCCGAAAGCGCAACGCCACACCTCAAGAGGCCTTTTGAGCTACTAATCGCCGCTGCCATGGAGAGGAACCCCACACAATTCCAGCTTCCTAACGAGCTCACCTGTACGACGGCACTTCCGG GAACAAGTAAACGGAAGAGAAAAGAGGAGATGACGGGGAAAAACGTGAAGAAGCCTCAGCATGAGCTTGACCACTATGGGCTGGTCCCACTGCCCGTGAAAGTCTGCTTCACCTGTGGCAG GAGCTGCCGGGTGGCCCCTCTTATCCAGTGTGATTACTGCCCCCTTCTCTTCCATATGGACTGTCTTGACCCTCCCCTCACCGCCATGCCAACTGGGAAGTGGATGTGTCCCAACCACATCGAGCACCTTGTG CTCAACCAGAAGAACATGACCCTGAGCACTCGCTGCCAGCTGTTCGACCAGTTCCAGGaccgcatgtcccagcatgccgtgAAGGTGGACTTCCTGCGCCGGATCCATCGGCAAAACCCACCCATTCGACGAGGGGCCCACCTGCATAAGAAAAAGACCCTCAAG GTCCCCGACGCTATCAAGTCCCAGTaccagtgcccccctccccttatGGCCCCTGCCGGAATCCGCAACGGGGAGCTCATCTGCAACGGGGTCCCCGAGTCTGACCAGCAGCACATCTCACCCTCCCAGCACTTCGCCAGCGAGCCTGAGCAACAGGAG TGGCTTCGGGACGTTATTTCGCTTCAGTGCAGCATCATGAGACATTTATCTGCCAAGCAGATGCCTTCCTCACTCTGGGACTCTGAGCAGACGGAAAAGGCCGACCTCAAGCCCTGTGCGCCGGCGGGGGGGACCGAGTGTCCGTGTGCCACAGAGAGGACGCTTCCCTCCGCCTCCTGCTCTAAGTCCTGCAGCAGCCCAGCTGGCCCCCAGGGGGCCCCGCTGCTGAATTCCTTGGGCAAGGAGAGTGAGGAGAAGCCTTGTCAGAACTGCCAGACCGCCAACGGGCTGCTGGATCAGCCGGCCAAAGCAAACGGGCCCACGTTATGTGGGGGGGCCTCCGAAGCTCAGCGACAGGCGGAGCTCCAGAACCGACTGAGCGGACCCCCGGGTTCGGCGCGGCCACGGCCCCAAGCACTTCCCGACTCGACCCCCACGTTGGCCAACCATGTTGGGGAAGTCACGATCAAGACTGAAAGCGGCGATACCCCTGACCCCTGCAGCCGGAAGGTTCCATCCCCGTCGACCTGCGGCAGTTTGGACCCCGTACCCCCCGTGCAGGCATACGGGGCCACCCCTGGGACGGGTGGGGGGCAGGCGGCTGCGCTGACGAGCCGCAGCGTGTCCTCGCCCACTGCCGGGACCCGTGCGCTTACACCTCCGCGAGCATCACATGACACGGGAGCCGTCCGGCTCGCCTCCCCCTCAG AAGGGAAAGCCAGCCCCTGTCCGCTCTCGCTTGAGGGGGGCTCCCAGATCCGAGGCTCCATGCCCCCCACGGAGGACCTGTCCAACTATGTGAAGGCTGCAGTCGATGAAGATGGAG AAATCGAACTGGGCAAGTTGGACAACCGGCTGATCAAGCTACTGGCCTGGCAGAGGATCCAGCAGCTGTTTGACCCCAAAGCACTTTCCCCGCCCGTCGTGAGCCTGCCGCCCACGGCCCCCGCAGCACAGTCCCCGCGTCCTGATG GCTTGTTGGCTCCCTCCCCACCACTGAAGAACGAGGTGCAGGCCAGGGCCGTGTTTTATCCGCTGATGGGAAAGGGGGGGCCAGTCAACATGTGCTACAGGAGTCTGCACATTGGGACAG GTGCCGACATGGATGTGTGCCTTACAAACTACGGCTTTTGTAATTACGTTTCTGGAAAGCACGCCTGCATTTTCTACGACGAG AACACAAAGCACTATGAGCTGCTGAACTACAGTGAGCACGGCACGACGGTGGACAACGTGCTGTACTCGTGCGACTTCTCCGAGAAGAGCTCGCCGGGGCCCTCGAGCAGCATGGTCTCCAAAGTGCAGAGCATCATCC ggaggtgtaaaaagagGACACAGCAAGAGGAGGATTGTGCTGAGGCGTCATCAGttccaccagcagggggcgtgatGAGTTGCCAGCCTCACGGCCCTCCTCGTACCTCTTGCAGCTGCAAGGCCAGCAGCTCTAGTTTGATTGGGGGCAGCGGGGCCGGCTGGGAGGGCACGGCACTGCTACACCACGGCAGCTACGTCAAGCTGGGATGCCTGCAGTTCGTCTTCAGCATCACAGAGTTTGCCAGCAAGCTGCCGGAGCGGCAGGGGCTGCTCCATCCCGGGAAGGTGCTCCCGGACCAGCAAGCCCTCAGGGGCCACCAAGTGCCCGTTCTGCGCTCCAATTCGGTCCCGTAG